Proteins encoded in a region of the Streptomyces akebiae genome:
- a CDS encoding N-6 DNA methylase codes for MPQPSASPAQVTAAEISRIAGVTRATVSNWRRRHDDFPTPSGGTDSSPLYDLEAVRAWLASRGHTSAASPSEELRTTLRLHAQDGGGTPEDLLLLVLAAAGRSPEELTAAVRLPDADLATRAQRDAAAAADAVPTAEAVRYEPGDAPVLRALYACVRDEGGQAALAVLAERELEDSAASGAYQTPAPLADLLARLIPGSPARVLDPACGSGTLLAAAARQGASELYGQDTLPVQARRSAVSLMLTAPDATVTVHAADSLRADAFPGLLADAVLCNPPFGDRDWGHDELAYDPRWAYGVPPRAESELAWVQHALSHLTPGGHAALLLPPATAGRSSGRRVRAELVRSGALRAVIALPPGASVPLHVGLQIWVLQRPEPGGPERKSALFVDTAADAATAAGHGGTTTVSARTRGGSRSVAPDWEGITARALDAWRAFTESPDTFEGEPGVAHAVGVVDLLDDVVDLTPTRLVRASRAEVDPAELSAEVDTTRRDLVEAARSLGRTAGQETWSAAGVTTRQWRTATASDLTRGGALTLLRNLPDSVRTRAQAAGGGTGGGGRPETRPVLTGSDIATGSGPTGDPMGLYDDTAPVIAVGDVLVRAVASAEGPMARVAEEADAGALLGPHVHLFRPDPARLDPWFLAGFLGAEENIAGASTGSTVLTVSPGRLRVPLLPLEEQRRYGEAFRHVHELRAEAQRATRLAEQTARLLAGGLTGGQLLPSREPAGAAEAGGRGGDSPH; via the coding sequence ATGCCCCAGCCATCCGCGTCACCCGCCCAGGTGACCGCCGCCGAGATCTCCCGCATCGCGGGCGTCACGCGCGCCACGGTCAGCAACTGGCGCCGTCGGCACGACGACTTCCCGACGCCGTCCGGCGGCACGGACAGCAGCCCGCTGTACGACCTGGAGGCCGTGCGCGCCTGGCTCGCCTCCCGCGGGCACACCTCGGCCGCGAGCCCGTCGGAGGAACTGCGCACGACGCTGCGCCTGCACGCACAGGACGGCGGCGGCACACCGGAGGACCTGTTGCTGCTCGTCCTCGCCGCGGCAGGCCGCTCACCGGAGGAGCTGACCGCCGCCGTACGACTGCCGGACGCGGACCTCGCGACCCGCGCGCAGCGGGACGCGGCCGCAGCAGCCGACGCCGTACCGACCGCGGAGGCCGTCCGTTACGAGCCGGGCGACGCGCCGGTGCTGCGCGCGCTGTACGCGTGTGTACGCGACGAAGGCGGCCAGGCCGCGCTGGCCGTGCTCGCGGAACGGGAACTGGAGGACAGCGCCGCCTCCGGCGCCTACCAGACCCCCGCACCACTCGCCGACCTGCTCGCCCGCCTGATCCCCGGCTCCCCCGCCCGCGTCCTCGACCCGGCCTGCGGCAGCGGCACCCTCCTGGCAGCCGCCGCCCGCCAGGGCGCGAGCGAGCTGTACGGCCAGGACACACTTCCCGTGCAGGCCCGCCGCAGCGCCGTGAGCCTGATGCTGACCGCCCCCGACGCCACAGTCACCGTCCACGCCGCCGACAGCCTCCGCGCCGACGCCTTCCCCGGCCTCCTCGCCGACGCCGTCCTGTGCAACCCGCCCTTCGGCGACCGCGACTGGGGCCACGACGAACTTGCCTACGACCCCCGCTGGGCCTACGGCGTACCGCCCCGCGCCGAATCGGAACTGGCCTGGGTACAGCACGCCCTCTCCCACCTCACTCCCGGCGGCCATGCCGCCCTGCTCCTCCCGCCGGCCACCGCAGGCCGCTCGTCGGGCCGCCGTGTACGGGCAGAACTCGTCCGCAGCGGCGCCCTGCGCGCCGTGATCGCCCTGCCGCCCGGCGCGTCGGTACCCCTGCACGTCGGCCTCCAGATCTGGGTGCTGCAACGGCCCGAACCGGGCGGCCCGGAACGCAAGTCGGCCCTGTTCGTCGACACGGCGGCGGATGCGGCGACGGCGGCCGGACACGGCGGGACGACGACGGTGAGCGCGCGGACGCGGGGCGGAAGCAGGTCCGTCGCCCCGGATTGGGAGGGAATCACTGCGCGCGCGCTGGACGCCTGGCGAGCGTTCACGGAGAGCCCGGACACGTTCGAGGGCGAGCCCGGCGTCGCGCACGCCGTCGGCGTGGTGGACCTGCTCGACGACGTGGTCGACCTGACGCCGACGCGACTCGTACGGGCGTCACGGGCCGAGGTCGACCCGGCGGAACTGTCGGCCGAGGTCGACACCACCCGCCGGGATCTCGTCGAGGCCGCGAGGTCCCTCGGGCGGACGGCCGGTCAGGAGACCTGGAGCGCCGCAGGCGTCACGACCCGCCAGTGGCGGACGGCGACCGCGTCCGACCTCACGCGCGGCGGGGCGCTCACCCTGCTGCGGAATCTGCCGGACAGCGTGCGCACCCGCGCGCAGGCCGCGGGCGGCGGGACCGGCGGGGGCGGGAGGCCCGAGACGCGGCCGGTGCTCACCGGCTCCGACATCGCGACCGGGTCAGGTCCCACCGGGGACCCGATGGGCCTGTACGACGACACGGCACCCGTGATCGCCGTCGGCGACGTGCTCGTACGGGCGGTCGCCAGCGCGGAAGGCCCGATGGCCCGGGTGGCGGAAGAGGCGGACGCCGGCGCGCTGCTCGGCCCCCACGTCCACCTCTTCCGGCCGGACCCGGCACGCCTGGACCCCTGGTTCCTCGCGGGGTTCCTGGGCGCGGAGGAGAACATTGCGGGCGCGTCGACCGGCAGCACGGTCCTGACGGTCAGCCCGGGCCGGCTGCGGGTGCCGCTGCTGCCGCTGGAGGAACAGCGGCGATACGGGGAGGCGTTCCGGCACGTGCACGAACTGCGGGCGGAGGCCCAGCGGGCGACACGGCTGGCAGAGCAGACGGCACGGCTGCTGGCGGGCGGGCTCACGGGCGGCCAATTGCTGCCGTCACGGGAGCCGGCGGGCGCGGCGGAGGCGGGCGGACGGGGTGGCGATTCGCCCCATTAG
- a CDS encoding type I restriction-modification system subunit M, which produces MNSSKHTELANHAWSVADLLRGDYKQSDYGKVILPFTVLRRLECVLEPTRQKVAETVAQFEGQDIVADKFLRKASGHSFYNTSTLTLKQIANDPQNAAQNLMVYVGAFSDNARGVLDRFEFAQQIKRLDSAGLLYQVIGKFTDLDLRPEVVPNHNMGYIFEELIRRFAEQSNETAGEHFTPREVIQLMVRLLVAPDGDALQLPGAVRTVLDPACGTGGMLSAMDDLIKELNPDATVEVYGQELNPESWAICRSDLMIKGQDPENIAFGNSFSDDGHARKSFDYMLANPPFGVEWKKVKEEVEAEHKSLGEAGRFGAGLPRINDGSLLFLQHMISKMKPVDVNGGGGSRLAIVFNGSPLFTGAAGSGESEIRRWILENDWLEGIVALPDQLFYNTGISTYFWILTNRKSPDHKGKVVLLDARDQWQKMRKSLGDKRKALGKDHIATVVKLYGEALAVAGDAEHPLHGKVKVFANEDFGYQRITVERPLKLRFEVTEETLAALEASKAIQKLPQAPALADAFKSLMGSSWDTKQEAWLALKDAVVQAGGTWPTGAPFNKALREVVGVRDPEGEVQRVKGEPEPDAELRDFENVPLGEDVEEYLEREVHPHVPDAWIDHGKTKIGYEIPFTRHFYVYEPPRPLAEIDAELKALEAEIQELLGEVTE; this is translated from the coding sequence TTGAACAGCAGCAAGCACACGGAGTTGGCGAACCACGCGTGGTCCGTCGCCGACCTCCTGCGGGGGGACTACAAGCAGTCCGACTACGGCAAGGTCATCCTGCCGTTCACGGTGCTGCGGCGGCTGGAGTGTGTGCTCGAACCCACGCGCCAGAAGGTCGCGGAGACCGTGGCGCAGTTCGAGGGCCAGGACATCGTCGCGGACAAGTTCCTCCGCAAAGCCTCCGGCCACTCCTTCTACAACACCTCCACGCTCACCCTGAAGCAGATCGCGAACGACCCGCAGAACGCGGCACAGAACCTCATGGTGTACGTGGGGGCCTTCTCCGACAACGCGCGGGGTGTGCTGGACCGCTTCGAGTTCGCGCAGCAGATCAAGCGGCTGGACAGCGCCGGGCTGCTCTACCAGGTCATCGGCAAGTTCACGGACCTGGACCTGCGCCCCGAGGTCGTGCCCAACCACAACATGGGCTACATCTTCGAGGAGTTGATCCGCCGCTTCGCCGAGCAGTCGAACGAGACGGCCGGTGAGCACTTCACGCCGCGTGAGGTCATCCAGCTCATGGTGCGGCTGCTCGTCGCGCCGGACGGGGATGCGTTGCAGTTGCCGGGTGCGGTGCGCACGGTCCTCGACCCGGCCTGCGGCACGGGCGGCATGCTCTCCGCGATGGACGACCTGATCAAGGAGCTCAACCCGGACGCCACGGTGGAGGTGTACGGGCAGGAGCTCAACCCCGAGTCTTGGGCGATCTGCCGGTCCGACCTCATGATCAAGGGCCAGGACCCGGAGAACATCGCCTTCGGCAACTCCTTCTCCGACGACGGGCACGCCCGGAAGTCCTTCGACTACATGCTGGCCAACCCGCCGTTCGGCGTGGAGTGGAAGAAGGTCAAGGAGGAGGTCGAGGCCGAGCACAAGTCGCTGGGCGAGGCCGGCCGCTTCGGGGCGGGGCTGCCGCGCATCAACGACGGGTCGCTGCTGTTCCTCCAGCACATGATCTCGAAGATGAAGCCGGTGGATGTGAACGGCGGGGGCGGTTCGCGCCTCGCCATCGTCTTCAACGGCTCGCCCCTGTTCACGGGCGCGGCCGGCTCGGGCGAGTCGGAGATCCGCCGCTGGATCCTGGAGAACGACTGGCTTGAGGGCATCGTCGCCCTGCCGGACCAGCTCTTCTACAACACCGGCATCTCGACGTACTTCTGGATCCTGACCAACCGCAAGAGCCCGGACCACAAGGGCAAGGTCGTACTGCTGGACGCCCGCGACCAGTGGCAGAAGATGCGCAAGTCGCTGGGCGACAAGCGCAAGGCGCTGGGCAAGGACCACATCGCGACGGTGGTCAAGCTGTACGGCGAGGCCCTGGCGGTGGCGGGGGACGCGGAGCACCCGCTGCACGGCAAGGTGAAGGTCTTCGCCAACGAGGACTTCGGCTACCAGCGGATCACGGTGGAGCGTCCCCTGAAGCTGCGGTTCGAGGTGACTGAGGAGACGCTGGCGGCACTAGAGGCATCCAAGGCCATTCAGAAGCTCCCGCAGGCTCCGGCCCTGGCGGACGCCTTCAAGTCCCTGATGGGGTCGAGCTGGGACACGAAGCAGGAAGCATGGCTCGCGTTGAAGGACGCGGTGGTCCAGGCCGGCGGGACGTGGCCGACGGGGGCGCCATTCAACAAGGCGCTGCGTGAGGTTGTCGGGGTGCGGGACCCGGAGGGCGAGGTGCAGCGCGTCAAGGGCGAGCCTGAGCCGGACGCGGAGCTTCGGGACTTCGAGAACGTGCCGTTGGGTGAGGACGTCGAGGAGTACCTGGAGCGGGAGGTCCACCCGCATGTGCCGGATGCGTGGATCGACCACGGAAAGACGAAGATCGGGTACGAGATTCCGTTCACGCGGCACTTCTATGTGTACGAGCCGCCGCGACCGCTGGCAGAGATCGACGCAGAGTTGAAGGCGCTAGAGGCGGAGATTCAGGAGCTGCTGGGGGAGGTCACGGAATGA